One Deltaproteobacteria bacterium DNA segment encodes these proteins:
- a CDS encoding gamma-glutamyl-gamma-aminobutyrate hydrolase family protein: MKPVIGITADIDKEYLKIKRDYVRAVAEAGGLPIIIAPSDDACGVADKIDGLVLSGGGDILPNYYGENISVPLEVLKPVEKERIDFEIELFREAMKRQKPILAICYGMQLVNAALGGTLYQDISPLGTDLKSVPKFLNHRQGQHMIKIDNSFYSTFHIPQYANTQSINSSHHQAIKSLADGLEIFALSNDGIIEGFYKRDYPFLVCCQWHPERDLCKNEISPALFRLFIDAAKRQSMGNLR, translated from the coding sequence GTGAAGCCCGTAATTGGCATAACTGCTGACATAGATAAGGAATATCTAAAAATAAAAAGGGATTATGTCCGTGCAGTTGCAGAGGCAGGCGGTCTTCCGATTATCATTGCACCTTCAGATGATGCGTGTGGTGTTGCTGATAAAATAGACGGTCTTGTATTATCAGGCGGCGGGGACATCCTTCCTAATTATTATGGAGAAAACATCTCTGTCCCTTTGGAAGTCCTTAAACCTGTAGAAAAGGAGAGGATAGATTTTGAGATAGAACTCTTTAGAGAGGCAATGAAAAGGCAAAAACCAATCCTTGCCATATGCTATGGTATGCAGCTGGTAAATGCAGCACTCGGTGGGACTCTTTATCAGGATATTAGCCCACTGGGGACAGATTTAAAATCTGTCCCCAAATTTTTAAATCATAGACAAGGACAACATATGATAAAGATTGACAATTCTTTTTATTCTACATTTCATATTCCGCAATACGCAAATACGCAATCTATCAACTCTTCCCACCATCAGGCAATTAAAAGCCTTGCTGACGGGTTGGAAATATTCGCCCTCTCAAATGATGGGATTATAGAAGGGTTCTATAAAAGGGACTATCCATTCCTTGTCTGCTGCCAGTGGCATCCTGAAAGGGATTTGTGCAAGAATGAAATTTCACCAGCATTGTTTAGGTTATTTATAGATGCAGCAAAAAGGCAAAGCATGGGTAACTTAAGATGA
- a CDS encoding amidohydrolase family protein, with translation MIDYLIKNGTIIDGGGTQPIEADIGIFRDRICFIGKDEVSAKNVLDAKGLIISPGFIDVHSHSEFTLLADNRAEGKISQGVTTEINGNCGLSAAPLYNEALEQREIDLDELNIKERWSTLGGYLGTLEKKGIALNFATLCGHGNIRASVMGYKDKKPDNDEIIEMKKLLKEAIQDGAKGISTGLIYPPGVYAGTEELIELCSELRTMPPNVSIGGPNSELIDTSHMRSEGDKLIESLEEVIRIAKETGIKVHISQIKTSVMPYCRHGCMKVEGMRK, from the coding sequence ATGATTGACTATCTTATCAAAAACGGCACTATAATTGATGGAGGCGGCACTCAACCCATAGAGGCTGATATTGGCATTTTCCGGGATAGGATATGCTTTATCGGAAAAGATGAGGTGTCTGCAAAAAATGTCCTGGATGCAAAAGGACTCATCATCTCTCCGGGATTTATAGATGTCCACAGCCATTCAGAGTTTACCCTCCTTGCTGACAACAGGGCAGAGGGTAAAATCTCTCAAGGGGTTACTACTGAGATAAACGGGAACTGCGGTCTTTCAGCGGCACCGCTTTACAACGAGGCATTGGAACAAAGGGAGATAGACCTTGATGAACTAAATATAAAAGAGAGATGGTCAACTTTAGGGGGGTATCTTGGCACCCTTGAAAAAAAAGGTATTGCCTTAAATTTTGCAACCCTTTGCGGTCATGGCAATATCCGCGCATCAGTAATGGGTTATAAAGATAAGAAACCTGATAATGATGAGATTATAGAGATGAAAAAACTCCTGAAAGAGGCAATACAGGATGGCGCAAAGGGCATTTCAACAGGCTTAATATATCCGCCGGGTGTTTACGCAGGGACAGAAGAATTGATAGAATTATGCTCCGAACTCCGAACTATGCCCCCGAATGTTTCTATCGGGGGTCCTAACTCCGAACTTATCGACACCTCTCACATGAGAAGCGAAGGGGATAAACTTATAGAATCGCTGGAAGAGGTCATTAGAATCGCCAAAGAAACAGGAATTAAAGTCCATATATCCCAGATAAAGACATCAGTGATGCCATACTGCCGTCATGGATGTATGAAGGTGGAAGGGATGAGGAAATAA
- the purQ gene encoding phosphoribosylformylglycinamidine synthase subunit PurQ, producing MRFGVIVFPGSNCDHDCYQVLKNVFNQDADYIWHKETCIKGFDCIILPGGFSYGDYLRTGAIARFSPVMNEVMEFANKGGLVVGICNGFQILTEAGLLPGVLMRNKELKFICKDVHVKVENNQTCFTKKYKNSDVLKIPIAHADGNYFADEDTIKRLEDNSQIVFRYCNSQGEVTDDSNPNGSIHNIAGIINETGNCLGMMPHPERVCESILGGKDGRGIFESLYISALVY from the coding sequence ATGAGATTTGGTGTTATAGTATTTCCGGGTTCAAACTGCGACCATGACTGTTATCAGGTGCTTAAAAATGTATTTAATCAGGATGCAGATTACATCTGGCATAAGGAAACTTGTATCAAAGGATTTGACTGCATAATCCTGCCAGGGGGATTTTCTTATGGAGATTATTTAAGGACAGGTGCAATTGCAAGGTTTTCACCTGTAATGAATGAGGTCATGGAATTTGCAAACAAAGGCGGTCTTGTTGTCGGTATATGCAACGGCTTTCAAATACTAACAGAGGCAGGACTTTTGCCAGGGGTTTTGATGCGAAATAAAGAACTAAAGTTTATCTGCAAGGATGTTCATGTAAAGGTAGAAAATAATCAGACCTGTTTTACAAAGAAATATAAAAACAGCGATGTCTTAAAGATTCCGATTGCCCATGCAGATGGCAATTATTTTGCAGATGAAGATACTATCAAAAGACTTGAGGACAATAGTCAGATAGTTTTCAGATATTGCAATTCACAAGGCGAGGTAACTGATGACTCAAACCCAAACGGTTCAATCCACAACATTGCTGGCATTATAAATGAAACAGGTAATTGTCTTGGCATGATGCCCCATCCTGAAAGGGTTTGCGAATCCATATTAGGAGGCAAAGACGGAAGGGGCATATTTGAGTCATTATATATTAGTGCATTAGTATATTAG
- a CDS encoding HD domain-containing protein: AEEKIKQEMEITSHLLASTLHDIGKIGTYEHLLDKPDKLTDEEFELIKAHPAKGAEILKQIKALKDVIPIVRAHHENTDGTGYPDGLKGNNIPLLARIVHVVDSFDAMTTDRPYRTSFDRGYALKELKRYAGAQFDTEVVKAFLKTGCKR, from the coding sequence GGCAGAGGAAAAGATAAAACAGGAGATGGAAATCACAAGTCATCTCCTTGCATCTACTCTCCACGATATTGGTAAAATCGGGACTTATGAGCATCTGCTTGATAAACCCGACAAACTCACTGATGAGGAATTTGAACTTATAAAGGCGCATCCCGCAAAAGGGGCAGAGATATTAAAGCAGATAAAGGCATTGAAGGATGTAATACCTATAGTAAGAGCCCACCATGAAAACACTGATGGAACAGGGTATCCTGATGGTCTTAAAGGCAATAACATACCTCTTCTTGCAAGGATAGTCCATGTGGTAGATTCATTTGATGCTATGACAACAGATAGACCCTATAGAACATCCTTTGATAGAGGATATGCCCTTAAAGAACTCAAAAGATATGCAGGCGCCCAGTTTGACACAGAGGTTGTAAAGGCATTTTTGAAGACAGGGTGTAAGAGGTGA
- a CDS encoding amidohydrolase family protein translates to MYEGGRDEEIKRLHDPDIRAELKSILSSKDSDYWKGIYISAVTKDENRWMEGKNIYNILQMTGKLPDDTVLDILIDEGLRVGAIFFSMKEENLERFLSLPYTMLGSDSSARSFSGITRKGKPHPRGFGTFPRFIGKYVRDKAVVSLTEAIKKITQLPARTFGLKDRGLLKEGFYADIVIFDYERIIDKAVFDEPYTQAQGVEYVFVNGKPAFKEGKHTGNLSGMVVK, encoded by the coding sequence ATGTATGAAGGTGGAAGGGATGAGGAAATAAAAAGACTCCATGACCCTGATATAAGGGCAGAACTTAAATCTATACTCTCATCAAAAGACAGTGATTATTGGAAGGGTATTTACATATCCGCTGTAACAAAGGATGAGAATAGATGGATGGAAGGGAAAAATATCTACAATATCTTACAGATGACAGGCAAATTACCTGATGATACAGTGTTAGACATTCTAATAGATGAGGGGCTGCGGGTTGGCGCTATATTCTTTTCCATGAAAGAGGAAAACCTTGAAAGATTCCTGTCTTTACCTTATACAATGCTCGGCTCTGACAGTTCAGCCCGTTCCTTTTCAGGGATTACTAGAAAAGGCAAGCCCCATCCAAGGGGCTTTGGAACATTCCCGAGGTTCATCGGGAAATATGTCCGGGATAAAGCTGTTGTGTCTCTGACTGAGGCAATAAAAAAAATAACACAACTTCCTGCCAGGACATTTGGTTTGAAGGATAGGGGCTTGCTCAAAGAAGGGTTCTATGCTGATATTGTTATATTTGACTATGAAAGGATTATTGATAAGGCAGTATTTGATGAGCCATATACGCAGGCACAAGGGGTTGAGTATGTGTTTGTTAATGGAAAACCTGCATTTAAGGAAGGTAAACATACAGGAAATTTATCAGGGATGGTAGTGAAGTGA